A region of the Rhizobium leguminosarum bv. trifolii WSM1325 genome:
TTACACTTCTTATCCGCGCCCAAGATGGAGTGACCGGCCCAGGGAGGATGTATGCGGGTTTTCTCGAGCATTGACGAGCTGCGCCACACGCTCGATGCGCTGAAGCGGCAGGGGCGGACCGTCGGCCTTGTTCCGACGATGGGCTATCTCCATGCCGGTCATATGGAGCTGGTCTCGCGCGCTCGCGCCGAGAACGACATCGTCGTCGTCTCGATTTTCGTCAATCCGCTGCAGTTCGGCCCGGCGGAAGATCTCAGCAGATATCCACGCGATCTGGAACGCGACGCCGCCATGCTGAGGCAAGCCGGCGTCAATTTCCTTTTTTCACCTGGCGTCGAGGACATGTATCCCCGCCCGATGCTTGCTGTCGTCGACGTTCCCGATCTCGGGCGCGCACTCGAAGGAGCGGTGCGGCCGGGGCATTTTGCCGGCGTCGCCACTGTCGTCTGCAAGCTTTTCAACATTGTGCAGCCGCAGACCGCCTATTTCGGAGAGAAGGATTACCAGCAGGTCGTCATCATCAAGCGCATGGTGGACGATCTGGCCTTGCCGGTGCGCGTGATATCGGTGCCGACGGTCAGGGATAGCGACGGCCTCGCATTGTCGTCGCGCAACGTCTATCTCAGCGATGCGGAGCGGCGTGCCGCGGTGATCGTCCCTCAGACCCTTGACGAGGCCGAGCGCCTGGTCGCCGGCGGCTTGACCGATCCGGTGGAACTCGAGGCAAAGCTCACGGCGTTTCTTAGCCGCGAGCCTCTGGCAAAGCCCGAGGTCGTCGCCGTCAGGGATGCCTCGACGCTGCAGCCGGTCACGTCGATCGCAGAGCCTGTCGTCGTGGCGCTTTTCGTTCGGCTCGGCTCGACACGGCTTCTCGACAACAGGGTCGTCAGTGACAACCGAGTTGTTGGTGACAACCGAGTGATCGGGAACAACAGGGTTATCGGCGGGCGGAGCTTGCCGGGAAAGGGAGTGACCCGATGAGCACGGCCGGAATTCAGAAGCGCCTTACACCAGTGCGCATCTCAGCTATGAAAGGCGGCAAGCCGATCGTCTGCCTGACCGCCTATACGACGCCCATGGCGCGGCTGCTCGATGAGCATTGCGACCTCCTGCTGGTCGGGGATTCGCTCGGCATGGTGCTCTACGGCATGGAAAGCACCATCGGCGTCACGCTCAATATGATGATCGCACACGGCAAGGCGGTGATGCGCGGCGTCGGCAAGGCCTGCGTCGTCGTCGACATGCCGTTCGGCAGTTATCAGGAATCGAAGGAGATCGCCTTCCGCAACGCAGTGCGCATCCTGCAGGAAACCGGCTGCGATGCGGTCAAGCTGGAAGGGGGCGAGGAGATGGCCGAGACCATCGCCTTTCTGACCAAGCGGGGGATCCCGGTCATGGGCCATATAGGCCTGATGCCGCAGCAGGTTCAGACTGCAGGCGGTTATCGGTCCGTCGGCCATTCCGAACACGAGACGTCGAAGATCCGCCGTGACGCCCACGCCATCGGCGGCTCGGGCGCCTTTGCCGTCGTCATCGAGGGCACGGTGGAGCCGCTCGCCCGCGAGGTGACGGCCGCCATGCACGTCCCGACCATCGGTATCGGCGCTTCTTCCGCCTGCGACGGTCAGGTTCTGGTTTCCGACGACATTCTGGGTCTCTTCAACGATTTCACCCCGCGCTTCGTCAAGCGCTACGACGAACTCGGCAAGAGGATTTCGGCCGCCGCCGCCGCTTATGCCGAAGAGGTCCGGTCGCGACAGTTTCCGGCAGCGGAGCATACGTTCAAACGGCGATCCTGAGACGAGGCGATGTGAGCTCCATCACCGCGCGATATACTGTTCGCGCATGCTGTCGGCTGACCGGCGAACCGCCTCGGAAACCTGCACGAGCTGCTTGGCCATAGGCGTCGAATGGCGCCAGATCATCCCGATCGTTCGCGACGGCTGCGGAGATTGGAAGCGCGAAATCGAAACATGCGCCGAGCGCGTTTCGAGGGGAACGGCCATCTCCGGGATCAAGGTGATGCCGATACCGGCGCTGACCATCTGAACCAAGGTGGATAAAGAGCTGCCTTCCATGACCTCCCGGGGGCGGGCCGGCCCTATCTTGCAGAACGACAAGGCCTGATCGCGAAAGCAATGGCCTTCCTCAAGCAGCAGCAACCGCATTTCGCGCAGCGCCTCGCGTTCGGGCACCGGCTTGCCCTCGTCTTCGGGCCGCCGGACCAGCACGAATTCTTCCTGGAAGAGCTCGAGCTCGGTCAGCGAGGGCTCGGATACCGGCAAGGCAACGATTGCCGTGTCCAGCTGGCCTTGCGCCAGCTCGTGAACCAGCTTCGACGTCTGCGTCTCGCGCACCTCGATCTGGATGCCGGCAAAGCTCCTGTTCAGATCGTTGATGATCGCTGGCAGCAGATAGGGCGCAATCGTCGGGATGATGCCGATGCGCAGCCGCGTCAGGAAAGGATCGCGCGCGGCACGCGCCAGATCCGCCAGTTCGTCGACGCCACGCAGGATATCGCGGATCCTGAGTGCGACGCTTTGGCCGAAGGCGGTCAGCTTCACCTCACGCGCGTTGCGCTCAAAAAGCTCACCGCCCAACTCTTGCTCAAGTTCTTTGATCTGCATTGACAATGCCGGCTGGGAGATCGCACAGGCGTCGGCGGCACGTCGGAAGCGGCCATCTCTAGCCAGTGCTTCAAAATAACGTAGCTGTTTCAGGGTAAGGTTCTTCATAAGTTCAACTTATCGCAACGATCAGTAAATCCAACTTAAATTTATTACATGCTTCCGATATGAAGACTGCAAGGGGAGAGTGGGGCGCCAGCTCGGCTCATCTTTTTTACGCGCAGAGAGATCAAGCAATGAAGGAGACGATCATGGACAACCCCACTGACAGCGCAGGCAAATGTCCTGTGCCACACGGCAATACGCCTCGCAGCAGCCGATCCAACCGCGACTGGTGGCCAGACCAGTTGAACGTGCAGATTCTTCACCACAATTCCGGCCGCGCCGACCCGCTCGGCCAAGCCTTCGACTATGCGGAGGAGTTCAAGAAGCTCGATCTCGACGGCCTGAAGAAGGATCTTCACGCGTTGATGACGGATTCGCAGGATTGGTGGCCGGCCGATTTCGGTCACTATGGCGGCCTGTTCATCCGCATGGCCTGGCACAGCGCCGGCACATACCGCATCACCGATGGCCGCGGCGGCGCCGGGGCTGGCCAGCAGCGTTTTGCGCCACTCAACAGCTGGCCGGACAACGTGAACCTCGACAAGGCTCGCCGCCTGCTGTGGCCTATCAAGCAGAAATACGGCAACCGCATCTCCTGGGCTGACCTGTTGATCCTCACCGGCAACGTCGCGCTCGAATCCATGGGTTTCAAGACCTTCGGTTTCGCCGGCGGCCGCGCCGACGTCTGGGAGCCGGAAGAACTTTACTGGGGTCCTGAGGGAACCTGGCTGGGTGACGAACGCTACAGTGGCGAACGCGAACTGGCAGAGCCGCTTGGCGCCGTGCAGATGGGCCTTATCTATGTCAACCCGGAAGGCCCGAACGGCACCCCGGATCCGCTGGCATCCGCCCGCGACATCCGCGAAACCTTCGCCCGTATGGCGATGAACGACGAAGAAACCGTGGCGCTGATCGCCGGCGGGCATACCTTCGGCAAGACCCATGGCGCTGGCGATCCGTCGTTTGTCGGTGTCGACCCGGAAGGCGGCGAGCTCGAAGCTCAGGGTCTGGGCTGGACCAGCAAGTTTAACACCGGCGTCGGTCGCGATGCCATCGGCAGCGGCCTCGAAGTGACCTGGACCCAGACGCCGACCCAGTGGAGCAACTACTTCTTCGAAAACCTGTTCGCTTTCGAATGGGAGCTGACCAAGAGCCCGGGCGGCGCGCATCAGTGGCAGGCCAAGAACGCTGAAGCCTCCATTCCGGATGCCTACGACGCCTCGAAGAGGCACCTGCCGACCATGCTGACCAGCGACCTCGCGCTGCGTTTCGATCCTGTTTACGAGAAGATTTCGCGCCGCTTCCTCGAAAATCCCGACCAGTTCGCCGACGCTTTCGCCCGCGCCTGGTTCAAGCTGACCCACCGCGACATGGGACCGAAGGTGCGCTACCTCGGCCCGGAAGTTCCGGCCGAAGACCTGATCTGGCAGGATGTGATCCCGGCCGTCGACCACCCGCTTGTCGACGACAAGGACATTGCCGACCTGAAGGAAAAGGTTCTCGCCACCGGCCTCACGGTGCAGGAACTCGTCTCGACCGCCTGGGCGTCGGCCTCGACCTTCCGCGGCTCCGACAAGCGTGGCGGCGCCAACGGCGCGCGCATCCGCCTTGCCCCGCAGAAAGACTGGGACGCCAACCAGCCAGCCCAGCTCGCCAAAGTCATCGGCGTTCTCGAAGGCATCCAGAGGGACTTCAACGCAGTTCAGACCGGGGCCAAGAAGATCTCGCTCGCCGACCTGATCGTTCTCGCCGGTGCAGCCGGCGTCGAGAAGGCGGCGGCAGCGGGCGGCAACGCTGTCAGCGTGCCCTTCACGCCGGGCCGCACGGATGCTTCCGAAGCCCAGACCGACGCGCATTCCTTCGCAGCGCTCGAGCCGCGCATCGACGGCTTCCGCAACTATGTGAACGGCAAGCGCCATCAGTTCATGAAGCCGGAAGAAGCGCTCGTCGACCGCGCCCAGTTGCTGACGCTGACCGGACCGGAAATGACCGTCCTCGTCGGCGGCCTGCGTGTGCTGAAGGCCGGCGCGCCCGAGCATGGCGTCTTCACTTCGCGTCCCGAGACGTTGACGAACGACTTCTTCGTCAACCTGCTCGACATGGGCACGCAGTGGGTTCCCCTCGCCGGCAAGGAAGGCGTCTATGAAGGCCGCGACCGCAAGACTGGCGCCGCCAAGTGGACCGGCACCCGCGTCGACCTGATCTTCGGCTCGCACTCGCAGCTTCGCGCCTTTGCCGAAGTCTACGGCCAGGCCGATACCAAGGAGAAGTTCGTGAGGGACTTCGTCGCGGCCTGGACCAAGGTTATGAGCGCCGATCGTTTCGATCTCGTCTGATCTACAGCATTTCGCCCGGGGGCAGTTTCGGCTGCGCCCGGGCATTTTTTCATCGGAGACCGGACCTACCGCCCGACCGTCCAGTTCTCGGCACGCCTGATGCTCGATTGGGCGGCGACTACCCCTCCTCCGTCATCCCTGTGCCCTCAGTGCTTTGCCCGAGTGATGTCACAGGGATCCAGCGCGTCCAAGTCATTGGGCGCAGGAGACTTCTTGCTTTGATAAGGTTCATTCACCGCGCAGACGCGCGGTGGCTGGATTCCCGTGAAGTCCCTCGGGGCAAGCCCAGGGCTTGACCCGAGGAAGGGAATGAGGAGTGTGCCCCGATCGCGACACCGTCTCTGGGCTTTTAGCGAGGCAGAATGCCGAAAGGCGAAAGTGACAGCAGATCGGGATCAGTCGTCGCCGTTGCCGTCGCTACCTGGGCATGGCTTATGCTGTAGCCGTAGGTGAGGACGCGGTCACCGTCGATCATGAAGAATTGCGCCTGATCCAGGCCGGGCCGCAGGTTACCCGTCACGGTGACGGTCTCGTACATTCTTGCCAGATGCAAAGGCTCTTCGGGAACGACACGAACCAGTTGGTTGGGCGGAGGGGACGGCATGTGACTGCAGGCTCCGGACCAAGGCACCAGCATGAATTCGTAAACAAGATCGCCATCCTGCTCGATCGGCAGAACGAAGCCCGTCAATTCGATCGGATGCTCCTCTTCATGCCAGGCGAGTGTTTCGCCCTGTGGGCTGCTCACCGCCTTGCCCGACAGCGGAACTGTCTCCTTGGGCTGATCGGCCGGCCGTAAAGCGTTCCAGAAAATAGGCTGAGCTGCAGCGACGGCGTCACAAATTGGACACGCGACACCAATTGCCAGCGCCGCGAACGTCAAGAGGAAAGGTTTGTGCTTCATCATTGCATCTCCACGGGACCGGCCGCTTGACCACCTTGCCGCTGTCGTATGGATGCTACTCCCGATCCCGCTCGGCCGTCAAAGCTTCCGGCGCGGACTACTCAGGGCTTGCGCAGAACAGGGAGAGGGTGTGCCGTGCATGCCCTCTCTTTCGTCATATTCGAGCCCGTCCTGCTGCTGTTCGGCAAGAAAGTGACCGCAGCGCCAAGCAATCGCCCCCAGGGAAGGGTAACCGTCAGCCACCGCGCGATGGATGGCGGCCGTATCCGTATCGAGGTCAGCGATACCGGTCCCGGATTCCGGCCAAACGCGTCGCCCGGCTTTTCACCCCGTTCGATCGGCTGGGAGCGGAACGGATCAGCCAGGATCGAACCGGTCTCGGGCTCGGGCTGTCGAAACATCTGATCGACGCCATGGGCGGAACGCTCGGCTTCAGCAACGGGGAAGGCGGCGCCACTTTCCACGTCGATCTTGCGCGCGCCTGCAGTGGTGGAGGCAAGACCGGTTGCGATGGAAGCCCGCCGTAGGCATCGCCTTTGATTTGGCCGCGCGGCTTGATATCAGTTCGGCATCGCTTCAACGAAATATCGGGTCCATGACAGATTCCACCGATATCGTGCGCCGATCGACGATCCTGATCGTCGACGACGAGCCCCCCAATGTCTCGCTGCTGGAGCGCATTCTCAAACGCGAAGGTTTTACGGCGCTGATCAGCACCACCGAGCCGCGCGAGGCCTTGCGGCTCTTTCGCGAACATCCTGTCGATCTCGTTCTTCTCGATCTGATGATGCCCGTTCTGGACGCCGCAACGAGAAAGACGGGGAACCGAGCGTGCAGCGCCGATAATCGGGCCAGCTCGGAAGCCGGCACCACCCAACTCAGAACATCGTATTCTTGTTTGCCGCCTCATTCGGAACGGCCTGGATCACGTCCCAGTGCTCGACGATCTTGCCGTCCTTGACGCGGAAAATATCGACGATCGCCTGGCCAGGATCGTCTGCGCCGTTGGTCGCGCGCACATGCAACCAGACCAGATCGCCATCGGCGGCGCTGCGGACGATCTCGGCCCGCGACTGGGCATTGTCCTTGAAGAAGCCGCTGAAGAAGGAAATCAAAGGCTTCTTTCCGTCGGGAACATGAGGATTGTGCTGCCGGTAGTCGTCGGCGACGACGGCGGCAGCCGCGATATCGTGCTTGTTGAAGAACCGGTCGTAGAACTCCACCACCAGCTTCCGGTTGGCTTCCTCGACCTTCAAATCCCGCGAGGCCGATTCAGCAAAAGCGCCGGCCGGCGCGGCGACGCCTGCCAAAATGACGAGTGCAAAAAGCGATTTCCCGAATGTCATGCATCAAGCTCCTTGGTATGGTCGCGATCTAGTCTAGAAAGCAGACTATGAGAGCTGGTTTATGAAACCTCGACATGCCGAGCAAGAAGGCAGATTTTGGTGGCGAGGTCAGCCGACGATGACCGAGGTAAGCATGCTCAAGGAAACGGACGAGCCGAAACAACAGCCCGTGGCAGGATGCCCGATCAGAGGTGTGCTCGATCGTATCGGCGATCAATGGAGCCTGCTGACCCTCGAGGCACTGGAAGACGGAAAGAAACGCTTCAACGAGTTGCTGCGCGAAATCGGAGACATCTCGAAGCAGATGCTCTCCAAGACGTTGAGGCATCTGGAGCAGGACGGCTTCGTGCGGCGCACCGTCTATCCGCAGGTCCCGCCTCGCGTGGAATATGAGCTGACGGAACTCGGGCAATCCTTCCTCATCCCCATGAAAACCCTGATCGGATGGGCCGAGCAGAACCACCCGGCAATCACTAGCGCGCGGCAACGACACGATAACGCCTAATGACCGCGTTCGTCAGGCGAGCAGAACCTTGCCGCCCGTTCGGAAGGGAAGAGCGGACTGCAGGGCTTGCCGGACACTTTCCAAAGGAAACACCTCCCGGATCTCGGTCTCGATGACCTTCGAAACGATGTGCGCCGCGACCTTGGAATAGGCGTGCTGCACGTCGTCCATAGCTTCGGAATGAACCCATTCCCGGAGGTGAACATAGGAAAAGGAAATATCGGGATGGGTCGCCCAGAATGAGTTCGGGATGCTCTGCCCAGAGAGCAGACCGTAGTGCAAGAAGCGTCCGCCCGCCCGCAGCGCATCGGCGAGGATTGTGGCGCGCGCTCCTCCGACGCAATCGAGCACCGCGTCTAGCCCGTGTCGGCCGGCAAGCCCGGCAACCAGATCGCTTTCCTCTCTATCGATGATGATAGCCTCGACCCGGCCGCGCAGGCGCTCAAGCGATCCCTCGCTACGGACGATGGCGACCGGCTCCACGCCTGCGGCGTTGGCGAGACCGATCAATATCGCTCCGATCGAAGAGGCGGCGGCATTGATAGCGATGCGCATGCCCGGCCTCAGCCCGATCTTGGCATGCAGCATCAACCAGGCCGTCATCGGATTGACGTAGCTCGTCGCAGCTTCGAAGTCGGTGAGCTCGTCAGGAACACGCAGGCACCAGCCGGGATCGGTATCCTTGAATTCCTGCCAGCCGCCGGCGCTACGCACCGGCAGCACG
Encoded here:
- a CDS encoding transcriptional regulator, LysR family (PFAM: LysR substrate-binding; regulatory protein LysR~KEGG: rec:RHECIAT_PC0000006 hydrogen peroxide sensing transcriptional regulator protein, LysR family), with the protein product MKNLTLKQLRYFEALARDGRFRRAADACAISQPALSMQIKELEQELGGELFERNAREVKLTAFGQSVALRIRDILRGVDELADLARAARDPFLTRLRIGIIPTIAPYLLPAIINDLNRSFAGIQIEVRETQTSKLVHELAQGQLDTAIVALPVSEPSLTELELFQEEFVLVRRPEDEGKPVPEREALREMRLLLLEEGHCFRDQALSFCKIGPARPREVMEGSSLSTLVQMVSAGIGITLIPEMAVPLETRSAHVSISRFQSPQPSRTIGMIWRHSTPMAKQLVQVSEAVRRSADSMREQYIAR
- a CDS encoding conserved hypothetical protein (KEGG: rec:RHECIAT_PC0000010 hypothetical protein); this translates as MMKHKPFLLTFAALAIGVACPICDAVAAAQPIFWNALRPADQPKETVPLSGKAVSSPQGETLAWHEEEHPIELTGFVLPIEQDGDLVYEFMLVPWSGACSHMPSPPPNQLVRVVPEEPLHLARMYETVTVTGNLRPGLDQAQFFMIDGDRVLTYGYSISHAQVATATATTDPDLLSLSPFGILPR
- a CDS encoding Alcohol dehydrogenase GroES domain protein (PFAM: Alcohol dehydrogenase GroES domain protein; Alcohol dehydrogenase zinc-binding domain protein~KEGG: rec:RHECIAT_PC0000016 probable zinc-dependent oxidoreductase protein); protein product: MQYQAVVRKFGPAQDVVELEQAALPPLARDQVRVRLLARAINPSDIITISGAYSGRTTLPFVPGFEAFGVVEQCGEEVHGLSPGTRVLPVRSAGGWQEFKDTDPGWCLRVPDELTDFEAATSYVNPMTAWLMLHAKIGLRPGMRIAINAAASSIGAILIGLANAAGVEPVAIVRSEGSLERLRGRVEAIIIDREESDLVAGLAGRHGLDAVLDCVGGARATILADALRAGGRFLHYGLLSGQSIPNSFWATHPDISFSYVHLREWVHSEAMDDVQHAYSKVAAHIVSKVIETEIREVFPLESVRQALQSALPFRTGGKVLLA
- a CDS encoding protein of unknown function DUF1486 (PFAM: protein of unknown function DUF1486; Limonene-12-epoxide hydrolase~KEGG: rec:RHECIAT_PC0000014 hypothetical protein), translated to MTFGKSLFALVILAGVAAPAGAFAESASRDLKVEEANRKLVVEFYDRFFNKHDIAAAAVVADDYRQHNPHVPDGKKPLISFFSGFFKDNAQSRAEIVRSAADGDLVWLHVRATNGADDPGQAIVDIFRVKDGKIVEHWDVIQAVPNEAANKNTMF
- a CDS encoding hypothetical protein (KEGG: scl:sce1418 sensor histidine kinase); the encoded protein is MHALSFVIFEPVLLLFGKKVTAAPSNRPQGRVTVSHRAMDGGRIRIEVSDTGPGFRPNASPGFSPRSIGWERNGSARIEPVSGSGCRNI
- a CDS encoding catalase/peroxidase HPI (TIGRFAM: catalase/peroxidase HPI~PFAM: Haem peroxidase~KEGG: ret:RHE_PF00004 catalase protein); translation: MDNPTDSAGKCPVPHGNTPRSSRSNRDWWPDQLNVQILHHNSGRADPLGQAFDYAEEFKKLDLDGLKKDLHALMTDSQDWWPADFGHYGGLFIRMAWHSAGTYRITDGRGGAGAGQQRFAPLNSWPDNVNLDKARRLLWPIKQKYGNRISWADLLILTGNVALESMGFKTFGFAGGRADVWEPEELYWGPEGTWLGDERYSGERELAEPLGAVQMGLIYVNPEGPNGTPDPLASARDIRETFARMAMNDEETVALIAGGHTFGKTHGAGDPSFVGVDPEGGELEAQGLGWTSKFNTGVGRDAIGSGLEVTWTQTPTQWSNYFFENLFAFEWELTKSPGGAHQWQAKNAEASIPDAYDASKRHLPTMLTSDLALRFDPVYEKISRRFLENPDQFADAFARAWFKLTHRDMGPKVRYLGPEVPAEDLIWQDVIPAVDHPLVDDKDIADLKEKVLATGLTVQELVSTAWASASTFRGSDKRGGANGARIRLAPQKDWDANQPAQLAKVIGVLEGIQRDFNAVQTGAKKISLADLIVLAGAAGVEKAAAAGGNAVSVPFTPGRTDASEAQTDAHSFAALEPRIDGFRNYVNGKRHQFMKPEEALVDRAQLLTLTGPEMTVLVGGLRVLKAGAPEHGVFTSRPETLTNDFFVNLLDMGTQWVPLAGKEGVYEGRDRKTGAAKWTGTRVDLIFGSHSQLRAFAEVYGQADTKEKFVRDFVAAWTKVMSADRFDLV
- a CDS encoding pantoate/beta-alanine ligase (KEGG: ret:RHE_PF00001 pantoate--beta-alanine ligase~TIGRFAM: pantoate/beta-alanine ligase; cytidyltransferase-related domain protein~PFAM: Pantoate-beta-alanine ligase), with protein sequence MRVFSSIDELRHTLDALKRQGRTVGLVPTMGYLHAGHMELVSRARAENDIVVVSIFVNPLQFGPAEDLSRYPRDLERDAAMLRQAGVNFLFSPGVEDMYPRPMLAVVDVPDLGRALEGAVRPGHFAGVATVVCKLFNIVQPQTAYFGEKDYQQVVIIKRMVDDLALPVRVISVPTVRDSDGLALSSRNVYLSDAERRAAVIVPQTLDEAERLVAGGLTDPVELEAKLTAFLSREPLAKPEVVAVRDASTLQPVTSIAEPVVVALFVRLGSTRLLDNRVVSDNRVVGDNRVIGNNRVIGGRSLPGKGVTR
- a CDS encoding 3-methyl-2-oxobutanoate hydroxymethyltransferase (KEGG: ret:RHE_PF00002 3-methyl-2-oxobutanoate hydroxymethyltransferase~TIGRFAM: 3-methyl-2-oxobutanoate hydroxymethyltransferase~PFAM: Ketopantoate hydroxymethyltransferase), giving the protein MSTAGIQKRLTPVRISAMKGGKPIVCLTAYTTPMARLLDEHCDLLLVGDSLGMVLYGMESTIGVTLNMMIAHGKAVMRGVGKACVVVDMPFGSYQESKEIAFRNAVRILQETGCDAVKLEGGEEMAETIAFLTKRGIPVMGHIGLMPQQVQTAGGYRSVGHSEHETSKIRRDAHAIGGSGAFAVVIEGTVEPLAREVTAAMHVPTIGIGASSACDGQVLVSDDILGLFNDFTPRFVKRYDELGKRISAAAAAYAEEVRSRQFPAAEHTFKRRS
- a CDS encoding transcriptional regulator, HxlR family (PFAM: helix-turn-helix HxlR type~KEGG: rec:RHECIAT_PC0000015 putative transcriptional regulator protein) — encoded protein: MTEVSMLKETDEPKQQPVAGCPIRGVLDRIGDQWSLLTLEALEDGKKRFNELLREIGDISKQMLSKTLRHLEQDGFVRRTVYPQVPPRVEYELTELGQSFLIPMKTLIGWAEQNHPAITSARQRHDNA